The following coding sequences are from one Hyalangium gracile window:
- a CDS encoding alpha/beta hydrolase — MHLALGVLAGIVILFLALRQWLLHRESSPPGREPFDGDVYRVGKAAIAERRCEHPRATVICMHGFVADMRYFTHYYRDPDLQLILLTSCDYHVPITEPRYRSAPWAKEPTAPEGSIAYDAAVLVQALEHLPRTRNIRVHGHSRGGAVILEAASMRPDLFEQVEVVLEAPVLPQARPYVKTTAVELWLMAFVVPMWRREPISRRNRGAWGPLDNERKRELIMAFPFNPKRVATMVSNLRELEEWMRKRDASLYQHIPRGTVLVPGKDRVLDMHSMLESAQRAGPGLSVVKLDGCSHFPLWDRPDALPALAGAPSAQEGGFTARTG, encoded by the coding sequence ATGCACCTGGCTCTCGGCGTCCTCGCCGGCATCGTCATCCTCTTCCTCGCCTTACGACAGTGGCTGCTGCACCGGGAGAGCAGCCCTCCCGGGCGCGAGCCCTTCGACGGGGACGTCTACCGGGTGGGCAAGGCGGCGATCGCCGAGCGCCGCTGCGAGCACCCTCGCGCCACGGTCATCTGCATGCACGGCTTCGTGGCCGACATGCGCTACTTCACGCACTACTACCGCGACCCCGATCTCCAGCTCATCCTGCTGACGAGCTGCGACTACCACGTGCCCATCACCGAGCCGCGGTACAGGTCCGCCCCCTGGGCAAAGGAGCCGACCGCGCCGGAAGGCTCCATCGCCTATGACGCCGCCGTGCTGGTGCAGGCGCTGGAGCACCTGCCCAGGACGAGGAACATCCGCGTCCACGGTCACTCACGCGGTGGAGCCGTCATCCTGGAGGCCGCGTCGATGCGGCCCGACCTGTTCGAGCAGGTGGAGGTGGTACTGGAAGCTCCGGTGCTCCCGCAGGCTCGTCCCTATGTGAAGACGACGGCCGTCGAGCTCTGGCTCATGGCGTTCGTCGTCCCCATGTGGCGCAGGGAGCCCATCTCCCGGCGCAACCGGGGCGCCTGGGGCCCGCTGGACAACGAGCGGAAGCGCGAGCTCATCATGGCCTTCCCGTTCAACCCCAAGCGCGTCGCCACCATGGTGTCCAACCTCCGAGAGCTCGAGGAGTGGATGCGGAAGCGCGACGCGTCGCTCTACCAGCACATCCCGCGTGGGACGGTGCTGGTCCCGGGAAAGGACCGGGTGTTGGACATGCACTCCATGCTGGAGAGCGCCCAGCGGGCGGGACCTGGGCTGAGCGTGGTGAAGCTGGACGGCTGCAGCCACTTTCCCCTGTGGGACCGTCCAGACGCCCTGCCCGCACTGGCTGGAGCCCCCAGCGCCCAGGAAGGCGGGTTCACAGCCCGAACCGGGTGA
- a CDS encoding EF-hand domain-containing protein, whose translation MEELTDDQVSELREAFSEHDGNGDGRITLQELRQALERLGEEPTEAELKGLLVKADADGNETIDFSEFLAFIRRRMSSTGAEGEMREAFEAFDRNRDGLVSIDELLQVMERLGEKMSRQEAEASLRRGDSDGDGQLSYEEFVAFMMSPR comes from the coding sequence ATGGAAGAGCTGACAGACGATCAGGTCTCCGAGCTCCGAGAGGCGTTCTCCGAGCACGACGGGAACGGCGATGGGCGCATCACCCTCCAGGAACTCCGACAGGCGCTGGAGCGTCTGGGCGAGGAGCCGACCGAGGCGGAACTCAAGGGCCTCCTGGTCAAGGCCGACGCCGACGGCAACGAGACGATCGACTTCTCGGAGTTCCTCGCCTTCATCCGCCGAAGGATGAGCTCCACGGGAGCGGAGGGGGAGATGCGCGAGGCCTTCGAGGCCTTCGACAGGAACCGCGATGGCCTCGTGTCGATCGACGAGCTTCTCCAGGTCATGGAGAGGCTCGGGGAGAAGATGAGCCGACAGGAGGCCGAGGCCAGCCTGCGGCGGGGGGACAGCGATGGCGACGGCCAGCTCTCCTACGAGGAGTTCGTCGCGTTCATGATGAGCCCGCGCTGA
- a CDS encoding TetR/AcrR family transcriptional regulator, with amino-acid sequence MSSDPRSAILNAAGEVFARFGFKKASMEDIARRAGVGKGSIYLHFESKDELFEACLRLSQAQAIAELETVVRRATTPEDQVRAFIQCKLEQTSRMAHGQRLQVETIFEMGTQALRLMPELQEKETALLARILTEGNAQGVFAVAAPHPVAMGLVETLAAFSVKLLTLGSSAPFREALDAYFDVFIRGLVPPRGSPSHKS; translated from the coding sequence ATGAGTTCCGACCCTCGCTCAGCCATTCTCAACGCCGCCGGTGAGGTCTTCGCCCGCTTCGGCTTCAAGAAGGCCTCCATGGAGGACATTGCGCGCCGCGCAGGCGTCGGCAAGGGCAGCATCTACCTCCACTTCGAGAGCAAGGATGAGCTGTTCGAGGCATGCCTCCGGCTCTCCCAGGCGCAGGCGATTGCGGAGCTCGAGACGGTCGTGCGTCGGGCCACGACACCTGAAGACCAGGTCCGGGCGTTCATCCAGTGCAAGCTGGAGCAGACCTCGCGCATGGCGCACGGGCAGCGTCTCCAGGTCGAGACCATCTTCGAGATGGGTACGCAGGCCTTGCGCCTCATGCCCGAGCTCCAGGAGAAGGAGACGGCGCTTCTTGCGCGCATCCTCACCGAAGGCAATGCGCAGGGAGTGTTTGCTGTCGCAGCCCCCCACCCGGTGGCCATGGGACTGGTGGAGACACTCGCGGCGTTCAGCGTCAAGCTGCTGACGCTGGGTTCCAGTGCCCCGTTCAGGGAAGCGCTGGACGCGTACTTCGACGTCTTCATCCGCGGTCTTGTGCCTCCTCGCGGATCGCCCTCCCACAAGAGCTGA
- a CDS encoding TolC family protein: protein MNTLSLIAGLLLSQAPAQLPPPPPVDAPVKVAVLRATLDRARAEQEFVRSRNAYDNARSALAALLARPVDFDVQTPAEQQAAVRTAAEDAAGAEAHALEARLDVAAARVGVDVASGQRRAVASRYLPNLAVTGTYNLSNAGGFTGQNSNWSVGLGLSWAIFDGGLREAQLREASGRIAEANATLRVSEEKARDEVRRARNDLATTEKNLATAQEQVAVARESAQQVKRSFELGAATYLEVSDTNSALAQAELAAVAESLNVRLARLELARAVGDFAPAPAAPATEAAR, encoded by the coding sequence ATGAACACCCTCTCACTCATCGCTGGGCTGCTCCTCTCGCAGGCCCCGGCCCAGCTCCCCCCGCCGCCTCCCGTGGACGCGCCCGTTAAGGTCGCGGTGCTGCGCGCCACGCTCGACCGCGCGCGCGCCGAGCAGGAGTTCGTGCGCAGCCGGAACGCGTACGACAACGCCAGGAGTGCACTCGCGGCGCTCCTGGCCCGCCCCGTGGACTTCGACGTGCAGACACCCGCGGAACAGCAGGCAGCGGTGCGGACGGCCGCGGAGGACGCCGCTGGCGCCGAGGCGCACGCCCTGGAGGCACGGCTCGACGTGGCCGCCGCGCGCGTGGGTGTGGACGTCGCCAGCGGGCAGCGCCGCGCAGTGGCCTCGCGCTACCTGCCGAACCTCGCCGTCACGGGCACCTACAACCTGAGCAACGCGGGCGGCTTCACCGGCCAGAACAGCAACTGGAGCGTGGGGCTGGGCCTGTCGTGGGCCATCTTCGATGGCGGCCTGCGCGAGGCGCAGCTGCGAGAGGCCTCCGGACGCATCGCCGAGGCCAACGCCACGCTGCGCGTATCCGAGGAGAAGGCTCGCGACGAGGTGCGCCGCGCCCGCAACGATCTGGCGACGACGGAGAAGAACCTGGCTACGGCCCAGGAGCAGGTGGCGGTGGCGCGCGAGTCCGCGCAGCAGGTGAAGCGCAGCTTCGAGCTGGGCGCCGCGACCTACCTGGAGGTGTCGGACACCAACTCGGCCCTCGCGCAGGCGGAGCTGGCGGCCGTCGCCGAGTCGCTCAACGTGCGCCTGGCCCGGCTCGAGCTGGCGCGCGCGGTGGGCGACTTCGCCCCCGCCCCGGCCGCCCCCGCGACAGAAGCGGCTCGCTAA
- a CDS encoding patatin-like phospholipase family protein — protein sequence MKRQERHGRERHRTALAALLLVTGAAQAGAAGPSTPETAPRASTHALTVGGGVSLGAYEAGFLAYATAAVRAHGVEHVGLLTGTSAGSLNVLLAVLAACGEAAPGLTQSIFWETWIPVGFDRLFIPEDVTPLGVFSRGWLEAQARRIEEAWSRGLAPTCDVVLGVSATRVEPRLVHAAGGRLALPRIEEKFALRIQGRGWGQPPRVTNYTAPGSSRREPMLVTDERGEVAFSQVRDLIFASMAFPVAFAPQPLATCEAGATARPGVCLATEAYSADYVDGGIFDNTPLRLAVGLARDGLAPGADGGPPRWRDVPEPGARRSPTDVAFTFVDPFATEYPSAPGLQLPSEAAPLPQLLGGVASAFVNTARAKELALLLEEEPEIAQHMVQQRRHFPAASDPLTAFFGFFETSFRSFDFYLGMYDARRWLQESDAAGLWRFEVPSETGTGWEPFACMRAVYDGLPGAEATCAGEGLADFRVLLQVSLDRLYAACSAAVTTPGPRDWSNAHCERAASGESPPRVPGLAPEPWPDWRREAHETEHAHMTRLLGAYGFHFRDLGTPPGRGDLALMRIRQALGSAVQRLAEAQPRESAGAVQFAGKLIADSVAYAPPRTVLHLAMGPTLTELGSSIGSDASAIPPGLRLTGALGLRGLQRVFSSGGGEPFAVAAVAGPELRPLALQSPLAQALFALRGGWQFSTRGSASEQDCASEGVSSCSRPVAQGLVGVTLLASLRVQLIGEWYPPFAGHRGLWAIAPGIGVELSP from the coding sequence ATGAAGAGACAGGAGCGACATGGTCGTGAGCGTCACCGGACCGCGCTTGCCGCGCTCCTGCTCGTCACGGGTGCAGCCCAGGCCGGTGCCGCCGGGCCATCGACACCCGAGACGGCTCCCCGTGCATCCACCCACGCCCTCACCGTCGGCGGTGGAGTGTCGCTGGGCGCCTACGAGGCGGGCTTCCTCGCGTACGCCACCGCCGCCGTCCGCGCGCACGGCGTGGAGCACGTGGGTCTGCTGACGGGCACCTCGGCCGGCAGCCTCAACGTGCTGCTGGCCGTGCTCGCCGCGTGCGGCGAGGCGGCGCCCGGGCTCACCCAGTCGATCTTCTGGGAGACGTGGATTCCCGTCGGCTTCGACCGCCTCTTCATCCCCGAGGACGTGACGCCCCTGGGCGTCTTCTCTCGCGGCTGGCTCGAGGCCCAGGCGCGCCGCATCGAGGAGGCGTGGAGCCGCGGCCTCGCCCCGACCTGTGACGTGGTGCTGGGGGTGTCGGCCACCCGCGTGGAGCCGCGCCTCGTGCACGCGGCGGGCGGGCGGCTGGCGCTGCCACGCATCGAGGAGAAGTTCGCCCTGCGCATCCAGGGCCGCGGGTGGGGACAGCCACCGCGCGTGACGAACTACACGGCCCCCGGCAGCTCGCGCCGCGAGCCGATGCTCGTCACCGACGAGCGAGGAGAGGTGGCCTTCTCGCAGGTGCGCGACCTCATCTTCGCGTCCATGGCCTTCCCGGTGGCCTTCGCACCCCAGCCGCTCGCCACGTGCGAGGCAGGCGCGACCGCCCGCCCCGGAGTGTGCCTGGCCACCGAGGCCTACTCGGCGGACTACGTCGACGGCGGCATCTTCGACAACACGCCCCTGAGACTGGCCGTGGGCCTGGCGCGCGACGGGCTGGCGCCTGGAGCGGACGGCGGCCCCCCGCGCTGGCGCGACGTGCCCGAGCCTGGCGCTCGGCGCTCTCCAACGGACGTCGCCTTCACCTTCGTGGACCCCTTCGCCACCGAGTACCCATCCGCGCCCGGCCTCCAGCTCCCCAGCGAGGCGGCTCCCCTGCCGCAGCTGCTCGGAGGGGTGGCGTCGGCCTTCGTGAACACGGCGCGCGCCAAGGAGCTCGCCCTCCTCCTGGAGGAGGAGCCGGAGATCGCCCAGCACATGGTGCAGCAGCGCCGGCACTTCCCCGCCGCGAGCGATCCCCTGACCGCCTTCTTCGGCTTCTTCGAGACGAGCTTTCGCAGCTTCGACTTCTACCTGGGCATGTACGACGCGCGGCGCTGGCTGCAGGAGTCGGACGCGGCGGGGCTCTGGCGCTTCGAGGTGCCCTCGGAGACGGGCACGGGATGGGAGCCCTTCGCGTGCATGCGCGCGGTGTACGACGGCCTGCCGGGAGCCGAGGCGACCTGCGCGGGAGAAGGACTGGCGGACTTCCGCGTGCTGCTCCAGGTGTCGCTCGATCGGCTCTACGCCGCGTGCAGCGCCGCCGTGACCACGCCCGGCCCGCGAGACTGGAGCAACGCGCACTGCGAGCGTGCGGCATCGGGCGAGTCGCCGCCACGGGTGCCGGGACTCGCGCCAGAGCCATGGCCGGACTGGCGGCGGGAAGCGCACGAGACGGAGCACGCGCACATGACGCGGCTGCTGGGCGCCTATGGCTTCCACTTCCGCGACCTCGGCACGCCCCCCGGGCGCGGAGACCTGGCGCTCATGCGCATCCGGCAGGCCCTGGGGAGCGCCGTGCAGCGGCTCGCCGAGGCGCAGCCCAGAGAGAGCGCCGGTGCGGTGCAGTTCGCCGGCAAGCTCATCGCCGACAGCGTGGCCTACGCACCTCCGCGAACCGTGCTGCACCTGGCGATGGGGCCCACCCTCACCGAGCTGGGCTCGAGCATCGGCAGCGATGCATCGGCGATTCCCCCGGGGCTTCGGCTCACCGGCGCCCTCGGCCTGCGCGGGCTGCAGCGGGTGTTCTCCTCGGGCGGTGGCGAGCCCTTCGCCGTGGCCGCGGTCGCGGGTCCCGAGCTCCGCCCACTGGCGCTCCAGAGTCCGCTCGCGCAGGCGCTCTTCGCGCTGCGAGGCGGCTGGCAGTTCAGCACGCGGGGCTCCGCGAGCGAGCAGGACTGCGCCTCCGAGGGAGTGAGCTCGTGCTCACGGCCGGTAGCCCAGGGGCTCGTCGGAGTGACGCTCCTGGCGAGCCTCCGCGTGCAGCTCATCGGTGAGTGGTATCCGCCTTTCGCGGGACACCGGGGGCTGTGGGCCATCGCTCCGGGCATCGGCGTGGAGCTCAGTCCCTGA
- a CDS encoding glycosyl hydrolase translates to MTDTQPSPPRDGTPGKRTWRTWVKWSLRIGLGLIAVVTIAAGIAAGIVWMRLQAVMKPSDFRPEQPLSAFVDEAPPQRASPPPAAPFEWSAIDTPPRTAMPWTRWWWPGGDVEAQELRRELEELRAAGFGGAEVQPFAMNTSGVVKDDTSARERVFSVDTPRYFALLRGMLEDADKLGLQIDLSHYSGWPAGSPVVTPAEGLQTLAWSEHSFSGGRRVDLEIPRPTPGLNTYASAMLGMFLFEGDFADFDAASARLMSVVVARPLGGGHSRFSLSDTLRLDPASVQVVDGQVRDGRLSWDAPEGDWVLVASWLLPTGEQPSLAALNPPGYVLDLLRGDMTLAHYNYAFGARTGLPPYYGKSLRGIFNDSYEYKIDRLGSIDILDEFQRRRGYDLRPYLPAIYVDGADNWPMNEFLPPRAPSFTLSDLDPRVRYDYQLTLSDLVIERFGDPSREWAEARGLLSRQQSYGLDLDILRAQGSNHIPETEQLYAGGTREFFRMASSAALLYGRQLVSSESFVWAGLDYAVDPSMLKAAADQLLVSGVNHIIYHGFPYDWRREEREALFGEAGWNPWSSPSNPFALFSGNYSPRASLWEDIPALNAYIGRAQHLLRQGQPVADVLIYYPFLGYRSLGYGQSEAHLPLIGGTFPLSNPAGFAPDPGPSSETVDERIQWLRRVRPLLDELDRRGLTWSWVNGDALHSRLLPGGQIQGGATYGAIVFPEVEAVAPEDLAAARTLQSGGVPVFILGPPPRRQPGRHQAAEGDARVQSLARDILAGQPALTSPGALADALAARPGPSLRFASASPLWRQGRRLEGGGHIDFLVNPTSEPQSVVLQASEGNTAWWFDAATGGATPVATDSQGGLRLALQPYESRFLIRGIPMPQRLARPEVSAHLGSRILNTWALPQWSLSVGQQSRSSGLIDWRQDEALRHESQAGVYRATFDAPALSEGSRYMLDVGPVPGMAAVRVNGVAVGRVSLPPWRIDITSALRAGSNALEIEYRPSSRNAMIKRAIDGDPRMQHFLERKDGLVPAGLRGPIRIVEM, encoded by the coding sequence ATGACGGACACGCAGCCATCGCCACCGCGTGATGGGACACCCGGCAAGAGAACCTGGCGGACATGGGTCAAGTGGTCGCTCCGTATCGGCCTCGGGCTGATCGCGGTCGTCACCATCGCGGCGGGCATCGCTGCTGGGATCGTCTGGATGCGGCTCCAGGCGGTCATGAAGCCATCCGACTTCCGACCGGAGCAGCCGCTCTCCGCGTTCGTCGATGAGGCGCCCCCACAACGAGCCTCACCGCCACCTGCGGCACCGTTCGAGTGGAGCGCCATCGACACGCCGCCGCGAACCGCGATGCCGTGGACCCGGTGGTGGTGGCCCGGTGGCGATGTCGAGGCCCAGGAGCTGCGGCGCGAGCTCGAGGAGCTGCGCGCGGCCGGCTTTGGCGGAGCCGAGGTGCAGCCGTTCGCGATGAACACCAGCGGCGTGGTGAAGGACGACACCAGCGCGCGGGAGCGCGTCTTCTCCGTCGATACGCCACGCTACTTCGCCCTGCTCCGCGGGATGCTGGAGGATGCCGACAAGCTCGGTCTCCAGATCGATCTGTCCCACTACAGCGGGTGGCCGGCGGGCAGCCCCGTGGTGACTCCCGCCGAAGGACTCCAGACCCTGGCCTGGAGCGAGCATTCCTTCAGCGGGGGGCGGCGCGTGGATCTGGAGATCCCGCGGCCCACTCCCGGACTGAACACCTACGCCTCCGCGATGCTCGGCATGTTCCTGTTCGAGGGGGACTTCGCGGACTTCGACGCGGCCAGCGCGCGGCTGATGAGCGTCGTGGTGGCGCGGCCGCTCGGAGGAGGCCACAGCCGCTTCTCGCTCAGCGACACGCTCCGGCTGGATCCCGCCAGCGTCCAGGTGGTCGACGGTCAGGTGCGCGATGGCCGGCTGTCCTGGGATGCCCCCGAGGGCGACTGGGTCCTCGTGGCCTCGTGGCTGCTGCCGACCGGGGAGCAGCCGTCCCTGGCTGCCTTGAACCCTCCGGGGTACGTGCTCGACCTGCTGCGCGGTGACATGACTCTCGCGCACTACAACTACGCCTTCGGCGCGCGCACCGGGCTGCCGCCGTACTACGGAAAGTCGCTGCGCGGCATCTTCAACGACAGCTACGAGTACAAGATCGACCGCCTCGGCTCGATCGACATCCTGGACGAGTTCCAGCGCCGGCGCGGCTACGACCTTCGCCCGTACCTTCCCGCGATCTATGTCGACGGGGCGGACAACTGGCCCATGAACGAGTTTCTGCCGCCCCGCGCGCCGAGCTTCACCCTGAGCGACCTCGACCCCCGCGTCCGCTACGACTACCAGCTCACGCTCTCGGACCTGGTCATCGAGCGCTTCGGCGATCCATCGCGCGAGTGGGCGGAGGCGCGCGGCCTGCTCTCGCGGCAGCAGAGCTACGGGCTGGACCTCGACATCCTCCGCGCCCAGGGAAGCAACCACATCCCCGAAACCGAGCAGCTCTACGCGGGTGGCACTCGCGAGTTCTTCCGCATGGCGTCGTCCGCGGCGCTGCTCTACGGCCGCCAGCTGGTGAGCTCTGAGTCCTTCGTCTGGGCGGGACTGGACTACGCCGTCGATCCCTCCATGCTCAAGGCGGCGGCCGACCAGCTGCTGGTGTCTGGCGTGAACCACATCATCTACCACGGGTTCCCATACGACTGGCGCAGAGAGGAGCGCGAGGCCCTGTTCGGGGAGGCGGGGTGGAACCCATGGTCGTCGCCTTCGAACCCCTTCGCGCTCTTCTCCGGGAACTACTCACCTCGTGCTTCGCTGTGGGAGGACATCCCGGCACTCAACGCGTACATCGGGCGCGCACAGCACCTGCTGAGGCAGGGGCAGCCGGTGGCGGACGTGCTCATCTACTACCCGTTCCTCGGGTACCGCTCGCTGGGGTACGGACAAAGCGAGGCGCACCTCCCACTCATCGGCGGCACCTTCCCCTTGAGCAACCCAGCGGGGTTCGCCCCGGACCCGGGCCCGAGCAGCGAGACGGTGGACGAGCGCATCCAGTGGCTGCGGCGCGTCCGGCCGCTCCTCGATGAGCTGGACCGTCGAGGGCTGACCTGGAGCTGGGTGAACGGGGACGCGCTCCACAGCCGCCTGCTGCCCGGGGGACAGATCCAGGGGGGCGCGACCTACGGCGCCATCGTCTTCCCGGAAGTCGAGGCAGTGGCGCCGGAGGATCTCGCGGCAGCGCGTACGCTCCAGAGCGGAGGCGTGCCGGTGTTCATTCTTGGCCCCCCGCCCCGCCGGCAGCCGGGACGCCACCAAGCAGCGGAGGGGGACGCACGCGTCCAGAGCCTGGCGAGAGACATCCTGGCCGGGCAGCCGGCGCTGACCAGCCCTGGCGCGCTCGCGGATGCGCTCGCGGCCCGGCCGGGTCCGTCACTCCGCTTTGCGTCCGCGAGTCCGCTCTGGCGGCAGGGCCGTCGCCTCGAGGGCGGGGGCCACATCGACTTCCTCGTCAATCCGACCTCGGAGCCCCAGTCCGTGGTTCTCCAGGCAAGCGAAGGGAACACGGCCTGGTGGTTCGATGCAGCTACCGGTGGCGCCACTCCGGTGGCGACGGACAGCCAGGGAGGGCTGCGGCTCGCGTTGCAGCCGTATGAGTCGCGGTTCCTCATCCGTGGTATCCCCATGCCACAGCGCCTCGCTCGCCCCGAGGTGAGTGCCCACCTCGGCTCGCGAATACTCAATACGTGGGCCTTGCCGCAGTGGTCGCTCTCGGTCGGGCAACAGAGCCGGAGCTCCGGACTCATCGACTGGCGTCAGGACGAGGCGCTGCGTCACGAGAGCCAGGCGGGAGTGTACCGCGCGACCTTCGATGCTCCGGCCCTGTCCGAGGGCTCGCGCTACATGCTGGACGTCGGGCCTGTTCCTGGAATGGCTGCCGTCCGGGTCAACGGGGTGGCTGTGGGCCGCGTCAGCCTCCCACCCTGGCGCATCGACATCACCAGCGCGCTCCGGGCGGGGAGCAACGCGCTCGAGATCGAGTATCGGCCCTCGTCCCGCAACGCGATGATCAAGCGTGCGATCGATGGCGACCCGCGCATGCAGCACTTCCTCGAGCGCAAGGACGGCCTGGTCCCCGCAGGCCTCCGCGGTCCCATCCGCATCGTCGAGATGTGA
- a CDS encoding glycosyltransferase family 4 protein, translating into MKSSRKLRVLFVAWFLRPDRRWLGEFLPPERFECSYVGLEDLVDSTRKRTDGKKWWQLFRLALKARWYLARHPQDLIVTAFPQGGFTQGLVNLLSLVLTPHVVWYFNCGHEYHGLRKWLSRLAYRWVERFIVYTKHERSAYARTFALPESRFHFTYLTGAELKVEDFRGARERFGLAPRYIAALGSSGRDYGTLFRAVEGLPVQLVVVVHPHGRPGGPVPPNVKVLTSIPQEDYLRVIAEAELVAIPVNNRETASGQMTLIQAMSLGVPVVATRCIGTEDYIRHGKNGWFVEMGDVEVWRRTLRSILDEPDTRRRLAIEAFRFAQERFTDRAGAQVLEALAEELCPAARPRPPV; encoded by the coding sequence ATGAAGTCCTCCAGGAAGCTGCGGGTGTTGTTCGTCGCGTGGTTCCTCCGCCCGGATCGCCGGTGGCTGGGCGAGTTCCTTCCACCGGAGCGCTTCGAGTGCTCCTACGTGGGGCTGGAGGATCTCGTCGACTCGACGCGGAAGCGGACGGACGGGAAGAAATGGTGGCAGCTGTTCCGGCTGGCGCTGAAGGCCCGCTGGTATCTGGCTCGCCATCCTCAGGACTTGATCGTCACGGCCTTCCCGCAGGGGGGCTTCACCCAGGGGCTCGTGAATCTGCTGAGCCTGGTACTCACCCCGCATGTCGTTTGGTACTTCAACTGCGGCCACGAGTACCACGGGCTTCGCAAGTGGCTGTCGCGGCTCGCCTACCGATGGGTGGAGCGGTTCATCGTCTATACGAAGCACGAGCGCTCGGCCTACGCACGCACCTTTGCCTTGCCGGAGTCCCGCTTCCACTTCACGTACCTGACGGGGGCGGAGCTGAAGGTGGAGGACTTCCGCGGGGCGCGTGAGCGCTTCGGGCTGGCGCCGCGCTACATCGCCGCGCTCGGCTCCTCGGGCCGCGATTACGGCACCCTGTTCCGCGCGGTGGAGGGGCTGCCTGTCCAGCTTGTGGTCGTGGTGCATCCGCATGGCCGACCGGGCGGCCCGGTTCCTCCCAACGTCAAGGTGCTGACCAGCATCCCTCAGGAGGACTACCTGCGCGTCATCGCGGAGGCGGAGCTCGTCGCCATTCCCGTCAACAACCGGGAGACGGCGAGCGGGCAGATGACGTTGATCCAGGCCATGTCCCTGGGCGTCCCGGTGGTCGCCACCCGGTGCATTGGCACCGAGGACTACATCCGCCACGGGAAGAACGGCTGGTTCGTCGAGATGGGAGACGTGGAGGTGTGGCGGCGGACGCTGCGGTCAATCCTCGATGAGCCCGACACCCGACGTCGGCTGGCCATCGAGGCGTTTCGCTTCGCCCAGGAGCGCTTCACGGACCGAGCCGGTGCCCAGGTGCTGGAGGCGCTGGCCGAGGAGCTGTGTCCGGCGGCCAGGCCGAGGCCGCCGGTCTGA